In one window of Brachyhypopomus gauderio isolate BG-103 chromosome 16, BGAUD_0.2, whole genome shotgun sequence DNA:
- the cul5a gene encoding cullin-5a isoform X1 encodes MAMSNLLKNKGSLQFEDKWDLMRPIVLKLLRQESVTKQQWFDLFSDVHAVCLWDDKGPAKIHQALKEDILDFIKQAQARVLSHQDDTALLKAYIVEWRKFFTQCDILPKPFCQLEITLMGKQGSNKKSSVEDSIVRKLMLDTWNESIFSNIKNRLQDSAMKLVHAERLGEAFDSQLVIGVRESYVNLCSNPDDKLQIYRDNFEKAYLDSTERFYRTQAPSYLQQNGVQNYMKYADAKLREEEKRALRYLETRRECNSVQALMECCVNALVTSFKETILAECPGMIKRNETDKLHLMFSLMDKVPSGIEPMLKDLEEHIISAGLADMVAAAETITTDSEKYVEQLLTLFNRFSKLVKEAFQDDPRFLTARDKAYKAVVNDATIFKLELPMKQKGVGLKTQPESKCPELLANYCDMLLRKTPLSKKLTSEEIELKLKEVLLVLKYVQNKDVFMRYHKAHLTRRLILDISADSEIEENMVEWLREVGMPADYVNKLARMFQDIKVSEDLNQVFKEMHKHNKLALPADSVNIKILNAGAWSRSSEKVFVSLPTELEDLIPEVEDFYKKNHSGRKLHWHHLMSNGIITFKNEVGQYDLEVTTFQLAVLFAWNQRPREKISFENLKLATELPDAELRRTLWSLVAFPKLKRQVLSYEPQVSSPKDFTDSTLFFVNQEFSLIKNSKVQKRGKINLIGRLQLTTERMREEENEGIVQLRILRTQEAIIQIMKMRKKITNAQLQTELVEILKNMFLPQKKMIKEQIEWLIEHKYIKRDESDINTFIYMA; translated from the exons ATGGCGATGTCTAATTTGTTAAAG AACAAAGGGTCCCTCCAGTTTGAAGACAAGTGGGACTTGATGCGTCCGATTGTTCTTAAGCTACTTCGCCAGGAGTCTGTGACTAAGCAGCAGTGGTTTGATCTTTTCTC AGACGTTcatgctgtgtgtctgtgggatgACAAAGGCCCGGCCAAGATCCACCAGGCTCTTAAAGAAGACATCTTAGACTTCATTAAGCAAGCACAGGCG AGGGTCCTGAGCCACCAAGACGACACGGCTCTCCTGAAGGCCTACATTGTAGAGTGGAGGAAGTTCTTCACGCAGTGCGACATCCTGCCTAAGCCTTTCTGCCAGCTGGAGATCACCCTGATGGGCAAACAAGGGAGCAACAAGAAGTCCAGCGTTGAAGACAGCATAGTGCGCAAG CTGATGTTGGACACTTGGAACGAGTCCATCTTCTCCAACATCAAGAACAGGTTGCAGGATAGTGCAATGAAGTTGGTCCATGCTGAAAGACTTGGAGAAGCCTTTGATTCTCAGCTGGTCATTGGTGTGCGTGAATCCTACG TGAACCTGTGTTCCAACCCTGATGATAAGTTGCAGATCTATAGGGATAACTTTGAGAAGGCCTACCTGGACTCCACCGAGAGGTTCTACAGGACACAGGCACCGTCTTACCTGCAGCAAAATGGAGTCCAAAACTACATGAAATAT GCAGACGCTAAGTTAAGGGAGGAGGAGAAACGTGCACTACGGTATCTAGAGACACGACGTGAATGTAACTCTGTTCAGGCA CTTATGGAATGTTGTGTGAATGCACTGGTGACATCTTTCAAAGAAACAATCTTGGCAGAATGTCCAGGAATGATCAAACGCAATGAGACTGACA AGCTACATCTGATGTTCTCTCTGATGGACAAAGTCCCCAGTGGAATTGAACCCATGCTAAAGGACCTGGAGGAGCACATCATCAGTGCTGGGCTAGCGGACATGGTAGCAGCTGCTGAGACCATCACAACT GACTCTGAGAAGTATGTGGAGCAACTCCTCACCTTGTTCAACCGCTTTAGTAAACTTGTGAAGGAGGCCTTCCAAGATGACCCACGATTCCTCACAGCTCGAGACAAG GCATACAAAGCTGTGGTGAATGACGCTACAATATTTAAGCTGGAGCTGCCTATGAAACAGAAAGG AGTGGGTCTCAAAACGCAGCCCGAGTCCAAATGCCCAGAACTGCTGGCAAACTACTGTGACATGTTGCTGAGGAAGACCCCTTTGAGCAAGAAGCTCACCTCCGAGGAGATCGAGCTGAAGCTGAAAGAAGTG TTACTGGTGCTGAAATACGTCCAGAACAAGGATGTGTTCATGAGGTACCATAAAGCTCACCTGACGAGGAGACTCATCCTGGACATCTCGGCAGACAGTGAGATAGAGGAGAACATGGTGGAGTGGCTCAGG GAGGTTGGTATGCCTGCTGATTATGTCAACAAGCTGGCCAGAATGTTCCAGGATATTAAAGTCTCTGAAGATCTGAACCAGGTCTTCAAGGAGATGCACAAACACAACAAGCTTGCTTTACCAG cgGACTCTGTTAACATAAAGATCTTGAACGCTGGCGCATGGTCTCGCAGCTCAGAGAAGGTCTTCGTCTCGCTGCCCACCGAGTTGGAGGATCTCATTCCTGAGGTAGAAGATTTCTACAAGAAGAATCACAGTGGCAGAAAACTCCACTGGCACCATCTTATGTCCAACGGCATT aTCACGTTTAAGAATGAAGTGGGTCAGTATGACTTGGAGGTCACAACCTTCCAACTGGCTGTCCTCTTCGCCTGGAACCAAAGGCCCAGGGAGAAGATCAGCTTTGAGAACCTGAAGCTCGCTACCGAGCTTCCCGACGCAGAGCTGAGACGCACCCTCTGG tctctcgtTGCCTTCCCAAAACTCAAGCGGCAGGTCTTGTCATATGAACCTCAAGTGAGCTCGCCCAAAGACTTCACAGACAGCACACTGTTCTTCGTTAACCAGGAGTTCTCCTTGAT AAAAAATTCCAAGGTTCAGAAGAGGGGGAAGATTAACCTGATTGGCCGTCTGCAGTTAACCACAGAGCgaatgagggaggaggagaatgAAGGCATCGTCCAGCTTAGAATATTAAGAACCCAG GAGGCCATCATTCAGATCATGAAGATGCGGAAGAAGATAACCAACGCCCAGCTGCAGACGGAGCTGGTTGAGATCCTGAAGAACATGTTCCTTCCACAGAAGAAGATGATCAAGGAGCAGATCGAGTGGCTCATCGAGCACAAGTACATCAAGCGGGACGAGTCGGACATCAACACCTTCATCTACATGGCGTAG
- the cul5a gene encoding cullin-5a isoform X2, giving the protein MRPIVLKLLRQESVTKQQWFDLFSDVHAVCLWDDKGPAKIHQALKEDILDFIKQAQARVLSHQDDTALLKAYIVEWRKFFTQCDILPKPFCQLEITLMGKQGSNKKSSVEDSIVRKLMLDTWNESIFSNIKNRLQDSAMKLVHAERLGEAFDSQLVIGVRESYVNLCSNPDDKLQIYRDNFEKAYLDSTERFYRTQAPSYLQQNGVQNYMKYADAKLREEEKRALRYLETRRECNSVQALMECCVNALVTSFKETILAECPGMIKRNETDKLHLMFSLMDKVPSGIEPMLKDLEEHIISAGLADMVAAAETITTDSEKYVEQLLTLFNRFSKLVKEAFQDDPRFLTARDKAYKAVVNDATIFKLELPMKQKGVGLKTQPESKCPELLANYCDMLLRKTPLSKKLTSEEIELKLKEVLLVLKYVQNKDVFMRYHKAHLTRRLILDISADSEIEENMVEWLREVGMPADYVNKLARMFQDIKVSEDLNQVFKEMHKHNKLALPADSVNIKILNAGAWSRSSEKVFVSLPTELEDLIPEVEDFYKKNHSGRKLHWHHLMSNGIITFKNEVGQYDLEVTTFQLAVLFAWNQRPREKISFENLKLATELPDAELRRTLWSLVAFPKLKRQVLSYEPQVSSPKDFTDSTLFFVNQEFSLIKNSKVQKRGKINLIGRLQLTTERMREEENEGIVQLRILRTQEAIIQIMKMRKKITNAQLQTELVEILKNMFLPQKKMIKEQIEWLIEHKYIKRDESDINTFIYMA; this is encoded by the exons ATGCGTCCGATTGTTCTTAAGCTACTTCGCCAGGAGTCTGTGACTAAGCAGCAGTGGTTTGATCTTTTCTC AGACGTTcatgctgtgtgtctgtgggatgACAAAGGCCCGGCCAAGATCCACCAGGCTCTTAAAGAAGACATCTTAGACTTCATTAAGCAAGCACAGGCG AGGGTCCTGAGCCACCAAGACGACACGGCTCTCCTGAAGGCCTACATTGTAGAGTGGAGGAAGTTCTTCACGCAGTGCGACATCCTGCCTAAGCCTTTCTGCCAGCTGGAGATCACCCTGATGGGCAAACAAGGGAGCAACAAGAAGTCCAGCGTTGAAGACAGCATAGTGCGCAAG CTGATGTTGGACACTTGGAACGAGTCCATCTTCTCCAACATCAAGAACAGGTTGCAGGATAGTGCAATGAAGTTGGTCCATGCTGAAAGACTTGGAGAAGCCTTTGATTCTCAGCTGGTCATTGGTGTGCGTGAATCCTACG TGAACCTGTGTTCCAACCCTGATGATAAGTTGCAGATCTATAGGGATAACTTTGAGAAGGCCTACCTGGACTCCACCGAGAGGTTCTACAGGACACAGGCACCGTCTTACCTGCAGCAAAATGGAGTCCAAAACTACATGAAATAT GCAGACGCTAAGTTAAGGGAGGAGGAGAAACGTGCACTACGGTATCTAGAGACACGACGTGAATGTAACTCTGTTCAGGCA CTTATGGAATGTTGTGTGAATGCACTGGTGACATCTTTCAAAGAAACAATCTTGGCAGAATGTCCAGGAATGATCAAACGCAATGAGACTGACA AGCTACATCTGATGTTCTCTCTGATGGACAAAGTCCCCAGTGGAATTGAACCCATGCTAAAGGACCTGGAGGAGCACATCATCAGTGCTGGGCTAGCGGACATGGTAGCAGCTGCTGAGACCATCACAACT GACTCTGAGAAGTATGTGGAGCAACTCCTCACCTTGTTCAACCGCTTTAGTAAACTTGTGAAGGAGGCCTTCCAAGATGACCCACGATTCCTCACAGCTCGAGACAAG GCATACAAAGCTGTGGTGAATGACGCTACAATATTTAAGCTGGAGCTGCCTATGAAACAGAAAGG AGTGGGTCTCAAAACGCAGCCCGAGTCCAAATGCCCAGAACTGCTGGCAAACTACTGTGACATGTTGCTGAGGAAGACCCCTTTGAGCAAGAAGCTCACCTCCGAGGAGATCGAGCTGAAGCTGAAAGAAGTG TTACTGGTGCTGAAATACGTCCAGAACAAGGATGTGTTCATGAGGTACCATAAAGCTCACCTGACGAGGAGACTCATCCTGGACATCTCGGCAGACAGTGAGATAGAGGAGAACATGGTGGAGTGGCTCAGG GAGGTTGGTATGCCTGCTGATTATGTCAACAAGCTGGCCAGAATGTTCCAGGATATTAAAGTCTCTGAAGATCTGAACCAGGTCTTCAAGGAGATGCACAAACACAACAAGCTTGCTTTACCAG cgGACTCTGTTAACATAAAGATCTTGAACGCTGGCGCATGGTCTCGCAGCTCAGAGAAGGTCTTCGTCTCGCTGCCCACCGAGTTGGAGGATCTCATTCCTGAGGTAGAAGATTTCTACAAGAAGAATCACAGTGGCAGAAAACTCCACTGGCACCATCTTATGTCCAACGGCATT aTCACGTTTAAGAATGAAGTGGGTCAGTATGACTTGGAGGTCACAACCTTCCAACTGGCTGTCCTCTTCGCCTGGAACCAAAGGCCCAGGGAGAAGATCAGCTTTGAGAACCTGAAGCTCGCTACCGAGCTTCCCGACGCAGAGCTGAGACGCACCCTCTGG tctctcgtTGCCTTCCCAAAACTCAAGCGGCAGGTCTTGTCATATGAACCTCAAGTGAGCTCGCCCAAAGACTTCACAGACAGCACACTGTTCTTCGTTAACCAGGAGTTCTCCTTGAT AAAAAATTCCAAGGTTCAGAAGAGGGGGAAGATTAACCTGATTGGCCGTCTGCAGTTAACCACAGAGCgaatgagggaggaggagaatgAAGGCATCGTCCAGCTTAGAATATTAAGAACCCAG GAGGCCATCATTCAGATCATGAAGATGCGGAAGAAGATAACCAACGCCCAGCTGCAGACGGAGCTGGTTGAGATCCTGAAGAACATGTTCCTTCCACAGAAGAAGATGATCAAGGAGCAGATCGAGTGGCTCATCGAGCACAAGTACATCAAGCGGGACGAGTCGGACATCAACACCTTCATCTACATGGCGTAG